The genomic region TTGAACTGTGTAATCAGTTAAATTGTGAAGCCCCAACTGTAACCAACATGGTGAAATCATTAGAAAAAAAAGGATTAATTATTCGACACAAAGATGTTCATGACAAACGAATAACAAGAATCTATCTCACAGATTCTGGGAAAGAGATTGAAAAACCAGTTAGTGAGATATGGAAAAAACAGCAAGAGCGTTTATTAACAGAAATTACTCAAGATGAGAAATTGCTTTTTAGAAGACTGTTGAAACAAATGGAAAAGAACCTTTTCAACTAGTTAGTCGCAAGGATATAAAATCCTACAATGATAGGCAATGCTACTATTATCGATTGATTAGATATTATTTTAAATAGAAAAGAAATTATTGTGGCTCGAGTATTCACTTGAAGAACCAAAGCATTAAAACTTTGGTTCTTTTTTTATTGATCAGTACAGATATGACTGTTAACAACTGAAATTACAAGATTAAATCTCTAACTTACGATTACTAATCATCTTTATCATTTCAGGATCTCGGTGAGAGAAAAATAAAGTTTCTTTTTGATCTAATGAAGCGATATTAGTTAGATCATTTTCATCTAATTCAAAATCAAAGATATTAAAATTCTCAGTAATCCTTTCTTGATTAATCGATTTTGGAATAACAATAACATCTCTCTGGGTCAGCCAACGTAAAACGACTTGAGCCACGGACTTATTATGTTTTTCAGCTATTGCAACCAAAATTTTGTTATAAAATAGATTGTTCTTTCCTTCCGCAAAAGGTGCTGGTTACAGCCTGTTAGAGTGTATCAAGAAAACCTATGATCAGCTGCGTATCGAAATAACCAGGTAGGTAACCAAAGTGGAGGAGTTAGAATATATTTCTTTATTATAAATCCGATGAGTGTGGATGAATTTTAAAACCTCAAGAAAAAACATTGACTATAATCGAACGATCGTTTATTATAGATTGTATGAGACATAAAGATGAAAATAAAAACAAAAGTATATATAAAGCAGCCATACAGTTAGTTAATGAACAAGGGTTATCTGCAACCTCTATGTCAAAGATTGCAAAACGGGCAGGTATATCTGCTTCTACAATTTACGTTTACTTTGAAAATAAGGAGGATATGCTCAACAAATTGTATTTAATGATTAAGAAAGATATGAGCGTCGAAGTGTTTCAACATTACGATGATTCTATCTCCGTACGTTCTTCTTTTGAATATACATTGAGAAAATATCTAGACTTTATTCTGAATAATAAAGATGAATTCTTATTTATTGAACAATTTTCAAACTCTCCTCTTCTTCACAACTTATCTAAAGAAGAAGGAACACTAATGTTTGAACCAATTATTAGGCTACTTGAAGAAGGGAAAAGCCAAAAAATATTCAAGCAAGTGGATACTAATCTGCTATATATGGCAATGGTTAACCTTTGTATGCAGTATGTTAAAGAGCATTATGGTGGGCGAATAACGTTTAAGCAAGAAGATATCAACATAATCGTTGAAATGACTTGGGATGCTATTAAAAAAGATGAAATCTGATGTAGGAGATCATTTTCTCTTACATCTTCATTTTATATAATAATTAATCGAATGAACGTTTATTATACAAATGTTCATAATTAAACGAACATTCGATAATTAAAGGGGGTGATATGGAGTACGAAGATCTCTTTTAGAGAAGATCAGGAAGTTCTTTTAAAACAATTATTCTGATGGGATGTACCTTGTTAAGGAAAAAATATAATTAAGAGAGGACGTTTATAATATGTCAAATATTCAAGGAAAAGTTGTTATCATTACTGGTGCATCAAGTGGAATTGGGGAAGCTACTGCAAAGGAGCTTGCTTCGAAAGGTGCTAAAATAGTTCTTGCTGCACGGAGAGAAGAGCGACTAAAGGAGATACAGCAAGAAATTAAGCGTAATGGGGGACAGGTAATTTATCAAGTTACAGATGTGACTTCATACGAGCAAATGGAAACGCTAGCTTCGTACGCTCTTACAGAGTTTGGCAAAATTGATGTTATGATCAATAATGCAGGTGTAATGCCACTATCAGCTATTTCAGATTTGAAAATAACAGAATGGGAAACAATGATTGATGTAAATATTAAGGGCGTAACATATGGAATGGCTGCTGTTCTTCCTTCTATGAAAGAAAATAAAGTTGGTCACATCATCAATGTTTCTGCTGTTGCTGGCCATATGGTATTTCCAACTAGTTCTGTTTACAGTGGAACAAAATATGCTGTACGTGCTATAACAGAAGGTCTTAGACAAGAAGAATGTAAAAACAATATACGTACAACAATTATCTCTCCAGGTCCAACTTCAACCGAACTTACAAATTCAATTTCTGACCTAGGACTAAGAAACTTCATTATAGAGAGCGCTAAAGAGGCAATTGATCCTTCCAGTGTAGCAAGAGCCATTGCATTTGCGATTGG from Alkalicoccobacillus plakortidis harbors:
- a CDS encoding SDR family oxidoreductase — protein: MSNIQGKVVIITGASSGIGEATAKELASKGAKIVLAARREERLKEIQQEIKRNGGQVIYQVTDVTSYEQMETLASYALTEFGKIDVMINNAGVMPLSAISDLKITEWETMIDVNIKGVTYGMAAVLPSMKENKVGHIINVSAVAGHMVFPTSSVYSGTKYAVRAITEGLRQEECKNNIRTTIISPGPTSTELTNSISDLGLRNFIIESAKEAIDPSSVARAIAFAIGEPDNVAINEMIIRPTIQEM
- a CDS encoding MarR family winged helix-turn-helix transcriptional regulator, which codes for MVNDDIRVLLDKISSQNRRNYNQLLTNLNLHVGQDNLLCKLWNKDGMTQVELCNQLNCEAPTVTNMVKSLEKKGLIIRHKDVHDKRITRIYLTDSGKEIEKPVSEIWKKQQERLLTEITQDEKLLFRRLLKQMEKNLFN
- a CDS encoding TetR/AcrR family transcriptional regulator; the encoded protein is MRHKDENKNKSIYKAAIQLVNEQGLSATSMSKIAKRAGISASTIYVYFENKEDMLNKLYLMIKKDMSVEVFQHYDDSISVRSSFEYTLRKYLDFILNNKDEFLFIEQFSNSPLLHNLSKEEGTLMFEPIIRLLEEGKSQKIFKQVDTNLLYMAMVNLCMQYVKEHYGGRITFKQEDINIIVEMTWDAIKKDEI